The genomic interval TTGTTTGCCTTCTGACACCATCAatgtctccttccttttcctctctctacctgacttTTCACTTGCTTCCAAATTTGGGCATGGAGGATCCAAGTCCATGTGAacaccatgtatttattttttaaagttcttgatATTTTGGGCCCTATGAAACCCTTTAAGCATCTGGGAGCTGTTAGCCTTTTCCCAGAGAAATGCTCATGCACCCAAATATTTGCACAAAATTTCTGGAGGTTCATGAAACCCCAAAGCCTCTCCATGAACTAAGAACAAGAGCCCTAGTTTCAATGCATACAGGGTGCCTTTCTTATTGTTCatatcatctctttctctctctgtctctctgtctctctctctctctcacacacaaacacacacacacacacacacacacacacacacacacacatcttggCAGGATAGAGGCAAAGGACACATTGTGCAGATGGTCACAGGCAGCTCCAAGCTTTATCCAATTAGGGCCCCTTTTCCATACCCGTCCCCCTTTCCTAATTAGACCAGGTTTTTCCTGTCACAGATCTGAGAAAAGGGAGCAAAGCAACTAAGGCCCAATTCTCTCACCCCTCTGCCCAAGTGTGGCCTGGAGGCCAGACAGGGCCCAGCACCATGAGGGAGCTCTTCCCATGGCCAGATGGTGTGGCCCTGACTGCCTGGTCCAGGGGGCAGCTCCTGCGGCTCCCACACCTGCACTGCCAGGCCCGCCCAGATGGCCACCCTTGCCCCCTTGCCAAATGCAGCAGTGGGTCTCAGGGACGGCCAGTAgccagagccctgcatggggaaaCACTAATGGGCCTAAGTTCCCTAGGCCTCTCAGGGCCCTGTCGAAAgcccccttctctcctgccctccaaAGTCACTTTCCACAGGGCTCATTTCCCCTCCATCTTCTCATCATAGCAGTATTTCCACCCATTTCATCAAACTTCACAACCAGGCCCTCTCACGGGGTTCTGAACCACCCGGCACCAGCTACTGGGctccaggaagggaaggaaagtggGCCAGCCTATGGCCCATCCTGGTCTGCAGTCCCCATCTCACCTCAGAAAGTAACCCCAACGCAAAAAGCCAAGACGACCTGCATGGCCAAGAGGACAGGAACAGAGGATAGGGACAAAACACTTCACAGAACAGAAACTCCAGCTCAACAAGCCAGCTCACCATTCAGGGACAGGAACTTGGGTTTAGGATAAGGGGCTCAGGTGCCTAGCTTGGACTCTTCCTAGGGGAAGACTCTGGGACCCCCCAAACTGTACTCCTAAACGAGTGGAACTCCTCTCTCTCAATGGTGGGAGGCTCCAGGTCGGGACCCGCAAAGACAATGTCCCTGCCCTGAGCCAGTTTGGATGGCATCCTGGATCCTTCTCATCACACCCACTAAAGAAACCACAGATTGTGTAGCTCCTGGGAGATCCTGCTGGATTTCATTCCTGTCCCTGCAGCTGACAAAAGAGTCAGACACCTCTTGGCCCCTAACGTCTGAATAGCCCACAGACCACAGAGCCAACCCAGGCTGAGGCATGGATGCCCTCGGTGAGAAGAGACCATGGCTCTCTCACAGTTGTGTGGATGCAGCCCCTTCCTTGGGGGGGTCTCTGTGGGGAAATGTACAAAAGGAGCTGTAGTTAAGCAAGTCTCTGACCTTCAGGTCACCCTAGCAATGGCCAGTCACCATTCAATGGATGTATTTTATTCACCCCTTTTCATGCCAAGCATGTCAGACACTTGGGAAATTCAGGCATGAGGAGGACAGTGATCCTTGTCCTAGAGGAGCCCATGGCTTCAGGGGCAGCCTATTAGGCCATTCCAAGACTTCAGAGAGGAAGGCCAGGTATAGCTCAGGCCCATGTGCCAATGGGCAGTGGTCAGGGAGTAAGAACAAGGCTCAATGCTTCCTCTGCCTCACTGCCACTGCCACCAACACATCACCCAACAGTGGGGGAcaatgaggaaggagaggagctGAAGGTCATGTGATGAAAGCAGTCTCCTTCTGCAGGCTAAGGATCCTGGCCCAGGATGGACAGTCAGGTCCCGTGGAAGGAACGAGGGGAAAAATAATTCACATTCCTGAGGCTTCTGCTCTGATCCTGACACATCTCTCTTATCCAAGACAGAAGGGCAGTTTCTCCACGGAAAGCCTCAACACGGGATCCAATGGATTCAGACAGCAACTCTGCTCTCCAACCAAATAAAACTGTGCTCTCTGCTGAGGAAAGGGATTAAGCCCCAGGGATGAGCTTCCAGGGATGTGTGACGAGGGGACAACAAAGCCAAGGCAGTCCAGAGAGTCACTGTCATGGAATTTAGGGCCAGAGGGACCTTGATGGCTTTCAGCTATCAAGGAGGGATAAGACTTAAATGGAGTTGGGCAAGGGCTGGTTTCTCCACCAGTGGCCTCTGAGGCCCAGCTTTCCCTTCATCCCTTGCCTGCAGGTCCCCCAAAGGCTCTAGCCTCCCTCAGAATGGACCCGGGAAAGGGGAGGCCAGGAGGAGACAAGTGGGCTCAGCTGCTCAGCCCCTTCTGGGCAACAGGTCCGAAGCACTGACTGCCCCCTTACACCAAGGGAAATAGTGCAGGAGTGAGCCTGCCTGGACCTCAGTGGTCAGTATCCTTGGTGAAGAACTACATACTGTTTGTTCTGGCTTCCTGAGAACAACAGTCCACCAGGCTCCAGTACCACTGGATAAGGCAAAGGCCAGCTCTTGCTGTATCCACAGGGAGAAACCTCAGCCCTCACCTCCTTCCTGGGGCTCCAGCAACTGCAAGGATGTTTgggctccccccccaccccgggctccccCCCCCAGGAGGAATGGAGCTTTGTGCTGCCTCTGCCCCGGGGGGAGGGGTCAGAGATCAAAGGGCAGGAGCTACTGCTCCCGGAGGGCAGAAAAGCCATAAactggcttggggtggggggtgctcaaATACCGTTAGAAAAAAGCTCGCTGATTAggccctgggaggaggaggaggactgacATGAGGAGGGCAGAGCCCCTGAGGAAGAGGGTCACTAGTCCTGGGGCGGTaacagggacagaagcagagttTGGGGCACACGTCCCAGATTAGTCGGTCGAGAATTTGAACAAAGGTGGATGAAGCCTCCGAGCCCCCGGGTCAAGGATTAAGATCTTGTCCGCCAGGAACCGTGACATTAAGGGGCCCAGGCCCGGCCCTGGCCAGGCCACCTTTGTCCCTCTTGAAAGCCCCAGACCTCCTACCACCTCTCCTCCCGGCCACCCACGCCCGGAGCAGCACTCACCCTGTCGCTGCTAGCTGGGGGTCCAGAGATCCGCTCCTCGGGCGGGGGCGCTGGGGGGCCAGGGGTCTCAACCCGAATAAGGCGGTGGGGTGGCGAGCCGTGGCGCGGGGGCGGCGTGGGGCCGGGGACGGCGGGGGTGGCTGGGGCAGCTGCGGAGCTGGACGGCCCCCCAGAGTAAGGGTCTTCGAAGTCGCGCTCTCTCTGCAGCCGATAGGCGGCCAGGATGTCCGGGGGTGGCGCAGGGGGCGCGGCCGGGGACGGTGCTGGGGGACGGTAGTCCGGCTCCGGGGGCGCCGGCTTGCCCCCACCTCCGCCGCCGCCCCCCCCGCGGAAGCCCAGGTGCTCCCGGAGCCACTTGGCCACTCCGCCACTGCCGCCCCCTCCAGGGCCGGCTCCCGCTCCCCCGGCGCCCCGGCGCGACCCCCCCGGGCCGCTCCCCGCGCTCCCCTGCGCCCGCTGCCCCGGGCCGGAGCCCGCCGGAGGAGCTCCGCTCAGTAACATGGGGCCAGCCAGACTGAGCGAGGGGAGCTCTGtggccgggcggggggcgggggtgggggcggagctCCGCCGggcggcgggagggggcggggctcgTCAGTAACAAGGGAGGGGCGGGGTTCCGCTCCCTATCGGGGTCTACCTCCCCCAGGCAGGGAAGAGATGAGGGAGTGCGGGTTTCCAGCTGGTGTGGACGTACGAGAAGTAAGTGGGCGACCCCAAGGCAGGCGATGCGAATCCTGGACTTGAAGGTGAATCCTCCACGTGTCTCCACACGTGCCCCTGTGGGGGCGCACCTGTCTCCATCTGTTCCCCTTCTCCAGATCGCAGCTCACACGCGGCGCCTCACACCCCTGGGTTCCCAGCCCTCGGACTCCTCcggtccctcccctcccttcccccaaggaCTCCTAACTGGGAAATATCCCAAGAGGAAAAGCTAGGGAAGGCGAGAGATGGGGCTGTTCCTGTAACATTCTATTACAGATGTGTCTGTAACAATCCCCTCTTCTGTGTACCACGGGAGCCCCACCTACCTCCTCCCATCCAGCTGCTCCCACTGCATTGCTTCCCATCCAGGCAGACATATCTCACATCACAGATAATCAACTCTCTAGTGATACCCACTTCTCCCGTGTCTTTTCCACACACGCCCTCCTCACATGCAAACAGCCGTCATATGAACACTTCGAACCCAGGCACGGCAGCTTAGAGCGGGCCCACCCCGCCCTGATGGCAGCATGCAAACACGCAGAAATCCCTTAAAGTCAAATTCCAGGTTTCATTGTCAATCAGATTAGTGACAGAATAGAAACAGACAAGTCAATAAATCAAGTCTAGAAACAGTTCCAATGTCGTCTATCACAAACCCCTTATCCTCTCCAGGCTCTGATGCTCAAGCCATAGGCATTTTTGTCTTAGAAATAAAGCCAGTTTCTCCACAGAAATAATGTAGCCCTGAAGCAAACGCCAACATTTGCTTTTGGCTCTGCTGGGAAGGTGGCAGCTTTGCCTCATCATCATCCCCCCCAGGGCACTGCCTCAGAGTCTGTCTCACCCTTGGGCTGGAATCTGCATGGGAGGGAGCAAAGAGCCACATTAGGCCCCAAAGGGAAGGGGTCTCAGAGGTGGGGGGAGTAAAGAAAGATGTGATGGCAAAACTGCGAATCCCCTAGAAGTCCCAGGGCCCAGGTCTCCAAACATTGGTTGGGTTTCGGCTTTGTGCCAACTCTAGCTGGCACCATAAGACAGCGCTTCTCGAACTTTAATGTGAACACAATCACCAGGGAACTTGTTACATTGCCGTTTCTGGTTCTGTAGGACTAGCTGGGGTGGGGTCCTAGACTGTGGTTCTAACAGGTTCTCAGGTTTATACAGATGCTGCtggtccccacccccatccccaaacATACACACGTTTGGAGCAGTAGGGTTGCGGGACACACTGACTCGGGAATCCAGTGGTTGCAGGCTCTAGCCAGATctctgggcaagttactcaatGCAACCGACCTTCACTTTCGTTATAGCTGCAAAGGGCATAATAACTGTTATGGGAGGATTAGGGGAGATGATGGACAATGAACAGGCTTTGAAACCTGTAAAATGCTTATAATAGTAGGTGTCAAATGAAGCTACCTTTGTTTAAGAAGTAGGGAGTTAAGGTGCTGACAGCTCAGAGGTATGGAATCAATCAAATCTATACAAAAGATGGCAGACTTCATGGGGGAGGTAGACCTGAGCTGGGTAGGATTTGGGCACTTGAAGCAAAAGAGCCAAAGGTTACTCTAAGCTATGAATGAGGTCAGCATGAACTGAGCCAAGGCAATGAGGTAGGAAGCAGCATAAAGAAGGGGGAGGATTCCTGGTGgagaagaataggaaaaaatgttagaggggggtggggtgataCCATAAAGGTAgaatttaaatgataattttaaaatgaataccCTGTGTGTACCTTGCACTTCctgttgttttaaatgatttgttAATGCACTTTCTTCCCTCACCAGAGTGTGGACTCCTGGAAGCAGTCTGTTGAACACCTCGTGGGGGCCAAGCAGCTTGCTAGGAACCCAGGATGTAGAGGTGAGGTCATCATGGTAAGGCTCTCTGAGACTTGGATGAGGTTTGCCAGATCCAAAGTCTTGCATTTTAAGCATTACACCATAAAATCTggattttggaggggagcagggtCCTCCCATCTCTTAATGCAGAGCTGGCAGGATCTTAACAAATGTTCAAATGAATAAAGATCACttctcttgttcttatttttatatagctATAATTGTGGTATACACAATTTTATGTCCTTATTTTTTGTTCACTTAACATTGCAtactttccccatttttattatgtaagctttattttcttccatttttctaaaaatgtcaaaCTTATAGACAAGTTTAAAGAAAGTACAGTGGAAATCTATATACCCTTCACTTAAATTCActactttttaacattttgccacatttactctacccctttctcttttttccttaactgTTTGATACAAGGTGCAAACATCAAGACACTTTTGCTTTAAATAATTCAGCAGCCATTTcctaaaaatgaagaattcttcTATAGAGCCATTCGGACACATCCATAATAGTGTTATTTATTATGtagtccattttaaattttttccattttactgaaatatcttttatatattttttttgtcctGATTCAGGATTTAATCAAGGCTCTCCCATTACATTTGTTTAAGTTTCCTTAGTCTTTTTAAATCTTGACCAGTTCcccattttattgttgttaatttTTCATGACATTGATCATTATGAAGCATCCAGAGCTGTTGTCATATAGAATGTCCCACATTCTGGGTTTTCTCGTTGTCTCATGATTCAATTCTGATTAGACATTTTGGAAAGGACTACTGCATAGGCGATGTTGTGGACTTCCCACTAAATTACACTGGTAGACCGGTAGCGCACATTTGTCTCTTCATTGGGGATGTGGGATTAATCACTTGGTTCATTTGGAGTCCACCACATCTTTCCTTTACAACTTAAAGTAAGCTGTGGTGGGATATCCTGAGacctttgattattttttcccaaCAATATTTTGCCCAGTGGTTTTAACTTCCATTGATGATATCTCCTATTTGTTATGATGCTAGGGGATTGCAAAATGGTGACtctaattctgtcatttcttctGCATTCATTTGCTGGCATTCTCTTGTAACAAAGAACTgctgcttgcttctctgtctctctgtttctctctctctttcatcccCATGgtctaaaaaattatctatttatctacATGTCTATTTTTTCAGTGTGATATAATCCATTATTGTTATTACTGTTGTTACtttttgatgctcaaattatCCCAAATTTGGCTAATAGGGGCCCTTTAAAGAGGCCTCTGTGTTCTTTTGACTTGATTCCATCAATCTTTAAGCAGTTAACTTGCTTccttacagaaaatatttcagacttGTAATTGTCCTGCTGGAGACCTGTaatcagtcactttttttttaagaaaaccttACTCCTTTTGGTTGGAAGTGGTATTTAAAAGTTGACCTAGAACTTCATTTATGTACTttagatactttaaaaaagactattcaatatttcatcaaattaacattttaatttggcTCAATGTTACCTTATTTGTTGAGCATTCAGGATAtttgcactctctttcttt from Mustela erminea isolate mMusErm1 chromosome 5, mMusErm1.Pri, whole genome shotgun sequence carries:
- the SHF gene encoding SH2 domain-containing adapter protein F isoform X4 gives rise to the protein MLLSGAPPAGSGPGQRAQGSAGSGPGGSRRGAGGAGAGPGGGGSGGVAKWLREHLGFRGGGGGGGGGKPAPPEPDYRPPAPSPAAPPAPPPDILAAYRLQRERDFEDPYSGGPSSSAAAPATPAVPGPTPPPRHGSPPHRLIRVETPGPPAPPPEERISGPPASSDRLAILEDYADPFDVQETGEGPAGASGAPEKVPENDGYMEPYEAQKMMAEIRSSKETAAQALPLYDTPYEPEEEGTTPEGEGATWPRESRLPEDDERPPEEYDQPWEWKKERISKAFAAGTTGPSVEQMPRTCSDCAKRPATWCATVRPARMISPCPSRAVRASCT